tatattacgtaattatataaaatagtaagtaagtaaaaataatgttaaaataaagttaagatgtatattttaataaaatttatagaaatattttataatttattttttaatctttataacaTCTCCTTTATGCACCTGATTCTTTAAATAGGTACTCAAAAACATTGACAGTTGTCACGAATATTCTCATGTATCCATAGCATATTATCCACAGTCCTAGTAAATTGTGGAGACGCTTCCTCCTCACACGAGGTGTTTGTAATGATCCCAGCCAATCGAAATGGAGAAGTCGGCGCCCAACGCGTCATTACCGGTCCACCAATGTCAttcttaaagtaataataaaagtaacttttagtgaatgaaaataaataaatatgcgcAACATAAAAATACCACACAAGATCTCTGTCAAAATAGATGAGTGAcagttttatacaattatagttTCATTTTGTAGTTGTAAATCaaagtaaagattttttatgagtctaaataaaattattataatttcattaagtgAAAGAAAAACCTTGCTACTTACTTCACATAAAATACTCTTCGTGCCCAAAGGTCCAAGACAGCCTTTATCAGATAAAGTAACAGAAGAATTGAATAACGTATTACCCTTACAAGTTCGTGAAGACAATATTGGTAAGGTAACAACCCGAGTTAAACATAAATCAGATTTATTCTTTATCTTGGATGCAGTCCATGCTAGTTGGTCCAATTTTCCAATATCTTAAAAAGCAAACGCAGTAGTtttcttattaacaaaaaaaatattaacataaaatttcacGTATTtcaaagacatttttaaaatatcaaaatgaaattattcaaaaaaaaactctttatttcatttctatGAGTTAATGTTTTGCACTTcaaaggaataattaattaacaaaaaattatgtaactGAAATGTGCAAGcttctttaaaaacaattttactacGAAGTATAATTGgtcaagtataaataataattaaaaattaagtttaaaaaatactacactCACCATAAAGTGGCATACAAATGGGAGAAATGAATGAACTAAACTTAATTGGATTCCTCAATCTCAAAAGCGCTATATCATTATTTCTTACACTACCAGAATAACTAGGATGTATTAAAATTGCTTCTACACTCGTATTCAGTGCGTGACTTCCTTCCTTACACGTCTGTGACCCTAATGTTACTACTATTTCTGATGCCGATTTTCTGCAAAAATTAAGATACACATTATAACTTATTACAATTACCTCCAAACAATTGGAACATATAcacattattactttattataatttataataagtgtatcctgtttatattattatatatgtacttatttatatcatattatacagATCTCAATCACcctcgtttattttttaaatatatgtgaaaGATAGTATTGATAGTGCTTAtgcaattacataattaaaatcttggattactgaataaaaaaaatgttttgatttaaatttacgattatttataattttttttttttcaattacctGAAAAGTGGATTAGCTGCAGTGATTACGTGTTTATCAGATATTAGAGTCCCTCGTATAGTAGTAGTTCCTGTGTGAATAGTCGCCAACCACGGCATTCCGTAACCAGTATAAATATCATTACTAAACGATCGGCCACTTTTTGAATGATTTgcataattttttgtaataccACACCCTGGAACAGTTTAAAACGTGAACGGAATGTAatcatattatttctatattttgaaatcaataCTTACGACATAAACACAGCTTCCTCAAACCGGTATAAAAACCTAAAACATTGGTGACGCCATCACCTAAAAGGTTTTTGCTAGAAATGCTTACCACGTGAGTTAAAAAGGAAAACAcgaacacatttaaaatatacattttgctAAACTAATAGCTATAAGtctatatacttatgtatatataggcCTTATGTGAAACGTTTTTACGTACAATTGTCAATATATTACCCCTAGTTGTagaaaaaaacacaattaaatatgCGGGCTCTTTAATTTAGGGTCTAGATAACTTCAATGTTAATGACGTTATTGAATTATTACAATGAGAATAATAcgggtatattatataaaatattacagtagtaaaaaaaaattaggcagAGCAAAAACAGCCATTCCGTGAGTTATTTTTAATCCAGTCCAAGTATTTTGTGACTCTGGTGTAAACGCCTGGATAGCCTTGTCTTCCGCAACCGATACCCCATGAAACAACGCCTGCAATATAGAATACGTTACATTATTAAGgatgttttttaatgttctttttaatttctaatattctTACCTAATAGTTCATATCGCTTATCTCCTCTTTCTGCAGATAAGGGTCCCCCACTATCAccctaaaaacaaaaatatctccgttacatttataagttttgtattttgtgtttattcaagtatttaaaatgtataaagtatcaacatcatttttgtattatatttcaaacattacaTAATCAGATAACTTTTCCAAAGTCCTTTTTCCTTTTACATTTAGGAAATAGTAGTATAAAAACTAACTGAGAAAActggaaaaaatatatggaaaataTGGTTGCttgaatagttttttaattgctAAGCCTGTAAATACTGGTCTAAAGCCTCCTCCTCTATTTGAGGTAAAGGTTTAAGttggataatttttaaatctgctgctccaatgcagattAGCGGATACATCGCTGCATTGGAGCATTTGACAAATTAACATCCGaaccatgcaggtttcctcacgaggcTTTTCTCCATCaccgagcacgaaattaattactataaacattaagcacatgaaaattaattggtCCTTGCCTGGATTAGAAcctgtaatcatcggttaagattcgcATTGCACTGTACCTGACAAGTATCCCGCTTTCCTTCTTTAGGGTATCCAGCGCAGAGCATATCATCAGCAATCATGGCAGATTCATACTTGGTATTTCTACATTCCTTATTGCTCAGAACTGGTAGTTCTACGTCTAATAGATTGCAGGAGTGATTCTTCTGCTCTCCAACTGAACCCCACCCAACGGCTATTGCTTTAACTCCTTCGTATTggttatctaaaatatttaaatatcagtttactcttaagataaaattatctagaatattataattatgattgatTGGTTCTCATTAAAGTAAGTTAGGTAATAATAGATTGTTTATATTTACCATCACTGCGAGGAAGGCATACAGGCTTTATCGTATCAGATATTTGGACTTTTTCATTCAACTTTAGAACAGCAATATCGTCTCTAAACGTCAAATATGTGAAGTTATGGGCCACTACATTCACGACAAAACGGGTTTCGGGTCTATGAGTCTCATTGCAGCGGTTATGTTCTCCCAGCGTTACTTTTATCATGAACCACATTAATCTGTCAAAAAATCGATCTCATcgatttagtaaatattaaggCACGTCAatgtatttattctaaataatttaaatggtgCTTGTAAAATGAAgctaaaattttaaagtcatcatcatttttttttcgaaaaagaTTTTATGGACAACGACAGAATACATCTAAATTATGTGCTACTCTTACCCTTTAACGCAATGCGCTGCTGTCAAGACATATCTATCATTAATAAGCATACCACCACAGTAGAACTTGTTGAAATACGTCAATCTCGCCACCCAAGGGAATTCGTTTACAGCAGTCTCTACACCACCGACTATACGAGAGGCTTCGTTACGTTCACCGCAAcctattattgataatatgatttttaaactaacattaaatagttatattataattaaaggttttataatatataatagaaaaagtataTAAGAGTTTCTAAGAGAAGAGATAGCCCAGTGATTGGATAACGTAAACCTTAACCGAAGTTTGTAAGTTCACATTCGGACAAACacatattaattcatattcttAATTCATGTTCAATAATTCATCCCATTTCATTTCATCCTCGGTGGCGAAGtgaaacatcgtgacgaaacctgcacgtataagtataattatatgacTACCGAGCCGCATTGGAGTAGCTTGGCTGAATAAgatccaagccttctcctcaagaggAGAGGAAGCTCTTAACGTGACAGCGAAAACATGGCAGGCTATTTTTTACTACTCTTATATAGATATACGTATGTATGGACGAATCAAATACTCCTCGgagactaaaatattttacttaaaaaacaacaattcagactataatattatttttattattttagattataaacaaacaaaatgtttcATTCATTcgacaatatacataatatatatgaatattttaatataaaaatttatattaaaatattatactattttattataaatcacaacttgtatttattattaaatatatgtacttacgaCAGTTACATCCATcgttcttatcaaatttatCTTCACCGTTAGGAACATCAGAAATGGTTATATTTTCTTCCTTAGAATCGCCAATATCCCTACAATGAACCTTAAAAAgtaggtaaaattaaaataaaacagctataatattacattcattCAATCATCATATTCTTGTGctgtttattaaatgtatttggaTATCTATGTAAATTTCCTTTCTATGATTTGTATTcagtgtttttgttattattattaatataaaaaaaacgattatttaattgaaacatgaaaaaaaaaacatcttaaataatttgaataacacttagtatagtttatttgtatgtaaaaagtCGTTCAACTTACAATAGTCCCACAACATGCGAACAAAAGAAGCACCGCACTGATGTTCAACATTTTGAACAAAGTGACACTCACGGGTAAAACAAATCTGTTCaacttatgttataattattgtgatcTTTAGCTTGGTTATATGCGTGAACGGTATACAATAAGTATTCCTGAGGCGATGTGCGAGTAAATCCGAAGAGACTGCAACAGGAATGGGTGCGTTGCTCCCGCAACATCACTATGCGGTTTAGCCTTCTTCTATTATTAGTGCGCAAACTAGCTTTTTGACCTGAACTCTGTTATAAATGATGATTCGACATAATATTAAGATGaacatttataatgaaaaataatatttaattaaaatttaattaattaaataaaagataatattatattcaatcagtaaaaaattttttatagtAGTCAAATTttgcttatgttttttttttattttaactgtatattatcagtgttatcattttattttacggATTGTTCATTTTTGATTTGTTGATTCGTATTTCGATTCAAATAACAGACAATGGTATCAATTAAAACAACTACATATTTGTGAAAGTGTGCGTAAAAtcttatgtttttgttatttttcaatacaTACATTAAGCCGTTAACTAAGTCCCAACTTGTCGACAGTGGGGACTAAtataagaaagaataataaaGAACAAGGTAAATTAGGTACtccaattaaaacattttaaaatgtgatcatttcaaaacataaaaatatctcaAGTTTTAAAATTGCGATAAAAATTAAGGTCAATTCTTAAAACTTATTTAGGATACCTATAAACAAGCTAACCTTTAAAAACAACGCCTACCCTAATAATTTAaggaagataatattttattaccatgTTTAATACGAGTAACAGCTTTAACGACACCTTCgactacttaatttaaaaaaaaagagacatgtactataaaaataagtgcGGGCTGGACGCTGGTACTTTCggtttatgaaaattaaaaacaaatccaataatattattttattagtaatgttATTTGAGGCAAATTAAGCGAGGTAAgttgtttaaacattttaagtatCTAATAATCACAATAGCAGGCGTCTTCAGTGTTATCTCGAATCCAATCCAAGTATTTTGTCACTCTAGTATACACCCCCGGATAACCCTTCCTTGCACACCCATAACCCCATGATACTATACCTGTAAACAAAATGGCATGATAacctgttaatatatataaataattcttatgtttgTTTACATGTCAGCGGATCTTGGTTACTATCggaaacaattaatttcataatcaaatttTCTTACCAATCAAATCATAAGTATGCTCgctattttcattaataagagGTCCCCCGCTGTCCCCCTGCaagtagaataaatatattttcatgttaacaaaataataaaaataacttatttattaaatgactatcaatcatataataatatcgtaaaaagaaatttataaagagtaagtttacctttatatattaaaaatgatacttAATAATCATTCTGGTTTTtccttaattttgtaaataataataacaaaataattactacaATATTGTTAACTATCAATATTCAGCAGCTTAGCAATTTAGaatcattatataattgttaccaaattacattcaaatttttaaaatcaaaaacgcttttgctttttattttttacaggaGTTTGctttttttcataacatttgaataattttggtACTTTTTACTGGTTTTTATTAATGCCCTGTGTAACTCGTTATTTAAGATATCACGCTCGTATATTCTACCTCTTGTTGATAGAATAAACAGCAAGGTATTGTAATTATGTGTTTCAGTTTCAAGTATGATTTCAGGCAATAAccaaaacaaaattcatattaCATACTAAGCGTCGTAGCAGTCTAATCTCATATAGGATAGAATAGTAGCTAAAGTATTCTGATTCAACTGTTAGACGTGCCCTTTAAACGATATTGACGAGTCGATACCACGGTTACTAACAAGTCTCCAAAAGTAGGTACCACACTGAGAATCACGTTCGGACGAAATATAGAAGATGATGTGCTGCAATGCCATCAAGCGAGTTACAGCAAAAAAGAGAATATAAAACTCTccgtaaaaatacatatattaataaatgcggTAGTAAAACTGTATGTCTGTTATGTTTTCACGACTAAATCACTGAATTTATtgtgatgaaatttaatttattttgattaggcTTAAATCTCAAGAAAGGATATGGGCttcttattattgtaattcaaCAAGATACAAGGGGGTAAAATTAGGGTTAAAAGGTTTACGTGCTATGAAGTTTTACAAATATCTCTCGGGTTAAGCCATGAGTTCAGCTGGTTTTTAATCTCAATGAGCAGATGTGTATATCAATTTGTCTGATATATGATATTACCTTAAGGCAACCTagtcgtaaataatataaaatatcaaatttgtttCAAACTAACAGTGCATGCGTCCTTATGAGCAGTTTCTGGAAACCCTGCACACAACATAACATCTTTAATCTTCGTCTTGTTATACTTCGTATTTTGGCACTCCTCATTAGTAAGAACTGGTAGATCTGCTTCGAGGAGAGTACAAGACCAGCTGCCAGTCTCACCCACCGCACCCCATCCGGCAACAGTAACTTGGGCACTAGCGTAAAGATTTTGCGCTAAAACAAATGATTACTACTTCTCAATAACGTAGTTTATCAATTAGATACCATTAGTACTCAAttcttctatttatatatatttttttaatcgactAACGCCCGAACCCTATATTTAACGACTCAAGTTCAAGTCGTTTCTAAAACTACGTATAACTAACACTTCTTATTGGGACGCTTTCGGTAATCAATatgaatcattttttaaatatagtaaccgGACATAAGCCTGTGCCATTTTATGTCTTTTACATAAAACTGGCCACTTCTAATAACCTTTTtgtaatctaataaaataaaaacatatcaatatatattcgaCATTTGATTATTATACAAAGAAATACCCTTTTCTTGACGTTTTTACGATTCGCAATAAAGAGGTagaattcttaattttataaacaataaattccgAGTGATATCTTTACGACAAAAGTACATGTAATCCAAATAGGATATCACAtctgttacttttaaaataaaaaatatatatatcgcgtaattttaattaattaagacgAATGGTAAtagcaattttaaaatgtcataatataaataatctgattTCTCAATGTTATTATGAATCAATTTGAATCGCACACaagaataataatgattaatgttCTTATTCAATATCATTTACTAGTCATATTAATTACGTAGTATTAGAATTGCTGCCAAGTTGATTCAACTTACGTCTTTCAACGGAAATCAATTTATACCGCATAAAGATAAAAATGGCTTATTTCGATTAGTTTAACAAATATGGGTACATAATTGTTGTCGTCATTTCCATTAATATATTGCTATATTGTACTAACCGTTCTTAGGCAGGCAGACAGGCCTGATGGCATGGGAATACTCCATGGGGCTACTTAGAAGCAGCAGCGAAATGTCGTTTGTCAGTTCAGTTAATGTGAAGTTGTGGACGTACATCTTGACTACAAAGCGAGTTTCAGGAGGAGTCACACGTTCACAACGGTTGTGTTCGCCGAATTTCACCCGAAACATGAACCACATAAacctgaaatattttaaatgtatttgttttttaattaaactagttGCTGCGTTCATTCAATAATGTAGCTtatgatcaaaataaataatcacttacaaTTTAGaacaaatttaagtaaataatattttcgattcatttgaaatgtttaataaaaacttcaGTTTATGCTTTggaaatattcaattcaattcaattatatatcataaagtctctgtataaaaaatagaaatgactgttattaaatttaattgaaccaTACAATATGTAGAAATGTAGAAATATTTTGGTGTTAATAATGACTACAGGTTAACATAGAATTGGTGAAAAGGATTGACagatataatctttattaatctTATGATAGTTCCATTTCGTTATTACGACGcggataaaattttacaaacacagaatcaaattataaaattgatgtatcataatattcttcatatttattaaaaaagtatttataatttaatactacataattaatgtttttagtaTACATTAGACATAAAACGCAAAGTTTATGTCAactatattagatttatataataactcttCCACAGAtaacaatgattatttaaattaaggtacatttatttatatattatacactaattggatattaatataacttaactTCTTAAGAGGTTTTGATCCCATATTGAGTGCGaaggcaattaaaaaaataaacgtttgaaAAATGAGATAAGCTTCTTTAagggatttttatttaatttgctcCAAACGATGGCTTTAATGTCTGGCCAATTGATTTAATGCCGCAGACTTTCCTGTTTTTTTAAGcctttaataattcaataaaaggttattaaaataaaatatcaataaaatttatttattaatccttttctctgatatttttttttagtaagtcGTTAAAGTTAAggaatttatttgatttcaattttgtacctattgtgtatatttataatacaacaatattgcaataaatattgtgGAATACTTCAAGTCCTATCCTATTTTTAATCACTATAAATAACCAATGGGAAGATCTCTATATTGCAACATCTCGACGAGCCACAAAAACTACAGTAAAGATGACACAAGATAATGAactcgataaattatataatattcacttgCAACTGAATCCTTAGAtgatatacgaaataaattctaataatttttaatgaaaaggaACAATCGCGTATtcccaaaatttataaatttgaactttAGATAGTAATTGAAACttggttatatatttattaagacatgttttaattttaaaccaatCGTAGTGGCTATTGTATAACAGTATACTTCGGCGGTCAATTACAAAGGCGGCTAGCCAACTATGCGATACTTATTATAGAAAACTATCTGTCCCAAAAAATCTTCATTCCCTCACTCtacgactggaaagagttcaggcgcatgaccaacagctttacgtgtTTTTGCACGGGAATGTTAACACTTCCAACTTTCAGACTCCGAACTGCCACTGAGAATATTTCGACAGAAAACTCAGTAACATAGTAACTCAGTAAGTTTTTAACAGCCTGACCTGGAGATTGAATATTTAGCGTCTAGACCAATGACGCATGACTAACCACTCAAGACTAAATGTGATTCGAATAATAAGCAATATGTTTTAGAAAGTCGGTTTGTATTTTACCGTAGAATATgcaatatatgataatattatctaatCCACGAGCATCAATTCATCCACGAGCCATTTCCTTAAGTTTTTCCTATAACAATTCATTAATGTTAAACACGTTAAGCGAATTCACACATTAAAtacatctatttttattttttactcaaacgttttataatgttcatttatttatgaaacacgAGCAAAATTTAGAATAAGGTTTTAACAGGTCGATTTTGTAAAGATCAACGCATTTTATTTACTgtgtcaaaacatatttttagcccaaatataatcaatttaaactgAAAGTTATATAGGCACCGGATAACCTATTTCAAGTAATAGACTAGGCTAAAAAGATTGAACGTGGTACATATTTAAAGTGGAAAGCTTATGCATTAAGAGTACGTTTCgtagtatttattgaataatatatttaccctCGAACACAATGTGCAGCTGATATAACATATCTGTCGTTAATAAGAGACGCTCCGCAACCGAAAGAATTGTGGTAGATGAGACGAGCAATCCAGGGAAAGGCATTCAAGTCGGACATAGATCCGCCAACCACACGAGGTTCTTCATTGCGCTCACCGCAACCTAGAAAGGGTTCATGTTTTATACTAATACATACAAGAGATACGTGAATATTCTTGTCAGAtaaatgtgtaatttatattctGTCTATCAAAGGTACTTACGAATCACAAAACTTTACATCCACGtggtgttaaatataataatgttcacACTGGTACTGGTTCTTACAGATCATGCTGTAtgcaattatttatactttgcaaatgttattataataggtAAAGTGAGTTTGGTAAGCAAggatcttaaatattattagagacTTAaagtcagtttatttatttgacaaaagcAATTTTCATCTCTTTCTTATTATGAAGatctattaaacatatttttttttatttatatgtcatttttttttcttctacaaattacattgaaatgagTATGATACACtcattcacaaaataaatacattgtgtttttatataattgggtatattatttaaaagcaaactGTCAAATACTTTCATCTccaaatatataactatttttctCTAATTTAGTCATTcaaagttcaaaatattttaattgaattacgataaataaaaagaaatctctctcttcgtttttttattaaaacaaacttaaacattattttctttgaCTTTTACAAATAGATATAACATCTCATTAAaccaattaaaagtatattttagtttaaatagttataacttatttttataataactatttatttaatgattcaaTTGAATGAGAGTAAACGGTGTGACTTCAccactattttaaaattcaaatttaatattctaaaatcgtatgtctttttaattacattatcttaataaaagAAGGACACTTCATAAAATCTttctatgttattaaatatcataaaatatactcaCTACAGTCTCTACATGGCGGCAACTGATTTTCTGAATGTTGTCCATAAGCATAATACTCGTCGGTAACTCTTAGCAAACCCTAAAAtaggcatttttatttatactatatccgtaaaaaaatattaataatttgataaatagataaaataaaattttaaattagtttcttaaacaaaatataaatagagtcacttcataaaaatataaatcagaatatttaatttgaataccttatgttaatcaaatttatagtttttacaaAGTGATTAGTTATAATTAGaagaacataaatttataacaagatcgataaatcgatttttatattcgtttaatttcGTAGCAAAAAACCAATTTACGGAATGTAGATCGAAatccacaaaaaatataaaaaaaagccttACCTTACTCAACGTATCCCCGGCACCGATAGACACGCaccaaagaaaacaaaacaaatataaaagcatACTATTATCCTTGTGTTGCGAACGACTTTTATAAAACAAGTGACAGGAAAATCATCAATAAGCGACTTTAACACATTCACGGTTTCTTCGTTGTGCTTAGGATACAAAGTTTGTGATACACTAACTCATTTCTTCGATCTCACCGCACTTATGAATATCGGGCACCCTAAAATGTAGCACGTTGttacaaaaatctaaatatacatataacaccTATAACACACCGTTAGCGTTCGATATTTaggactttaatttatatatcttttatagaAAAAACTAAAGCAGGAGATGCTTTTCAGTGTAAGTGCTAAACAAGCTTTTGAGGGCAACTTTTTAAGCTCCAAAGTTATATGTTCAAACATGTTATTTGGCA
Above is a genomic segment from Vanessa tameamea isolate UH-Manoa-2023 chromosome 12, ilVanTame1 primary haplotype, whole genome shotgun sequence containing:
- the LOC113393136 gene encoding phenoloxidase-activating factor 3-like, yielding MYILNVFVFSFLTHVVSISSKNLLGDGVTNVLGFYTGLRKLCLCRCGITKNYANHSKSGRSFSNDIYTGYGMPWLATIHTGTTTIRGTLISDKHVITAANPLFRKSASEIVVTLGSQTCKEGSHALNTSVEAILIHPSYSGSVRNNDIALLRLRNPIKFSSFISPICMPLYDIGKLDQLAWTASKIKNKSDLCLTRVVTLPILSSRTCKGNTLFNSSVTLSDKGCLGPLGTKSILCENDIGGPVMTRWAPTSPFRLAGIITNTSCEEEASPQFTRTVDNMLWIHENIRDNCQCF
- the LOC113393135 gene encoding trypsin-1-like, with the translated sequence MLLYLFCFLWCVSIGAGDTLSKGLLRVTDEYYAYGQHSENQLPPCRDCSCGERNEEPRVVGGSMSDLNAFPWIARLIYHNSFGCGASLINDRYVISAAHCVRGFMWFMFRVKFGEHNRCERVTPPETRFVVKMYVHNFTLTELTNDISLLLLSSPMEYSHAIRPVCLPKNAQNLYASAQVTVAGWGAVGETGSWSCTLLEADLPVLTNEECQNTKYNKTKIKDVMLCAGFPETAHKDACTGDSGGPLINENSEHTYDLIGIVSWGYGCARKGYPGVYTRVTKYLDWIRDNTEDACYCDY